The genomic stretch TAACCGCCGCTATTATATCGGGCCTGTTGCGGAACTTCTCAGAGAGGGCCGTGAAGCCGCTCAGGTCGGAGTAGAGCATGGTGACGAGTTTCCTCTCGCCCTCGATTTTGCTCTTGGAGTTCAGGATCTTATCCCTGAGGTAGGTCGGGATCGACTCCTGAATTCGAGCCAGCCTCTCATTCTCGTCCTCGGCCAATACCTCGATCAGCTCGGCCTCCTTCGTCTTATCCACCACCTCATATATCGGCACGGGCTCGGATATTCCCTTGACCCTCACGGGCGGAAGGGGATTGAAGATGAAATACTCCTTGGATTTCTCATATGTATAAGGACTGACGATGATCTGATTGTTTTGTGCTTGATCCTTCAATCTGGCGGCGAGGTTGACCGTATCTCCTATCACGGTGTTATCGGTGTCCAGTTCCGTCCCTATGGTGCCGACCCATGCCCTGCCTGAATTTATCCCGATATGCGCCTCGACCCCAAATCTCTTGACGGTCTCGACTATCTCCATAGCGGCGAGAATGGCCCTTGCGGGATCGTCGGAATGTTGCACCTTAGTGCCAAAGGTCGCCATGAAGAACTCTCTGATGACCTTATCCACCACCCCGCCGTATTTGGAGACTATGGAGTCGAGCTCATTATCCAGTTGGCTTTTGCGAAGCGCTATCTCCTCGAGCTCGTCGTGAGAGCCCGTTTCCCTCTTAAACCCCCCGATCTTAGCGAATATAATCGTAACCGGTTTCTCCGCTCCCTTGCCCTCCTGCATGGAGAGGGATATCCGCTCCGCATCCTCCGCGCTTATGCCGAGCTGTGAAAGCCCCTCGCGATCCTCCATAACCAACACCTCGATTATCTATGAGGATTGATGACGGGGAAATTTTAACCCTTTTATCGGGGGAAGGTCAACCCCCTGTGTTTCTCTGCTATCTCCCCCGCCAGTCTCTCAAGCGATTTGAAGTCCTCCTCTTTTGGATATCCTCTCACCACGACCGGCTCTAGGAACTCAACCTTCAGGTTGCCCAGCATCCCCTTCATCCCCTCAAGCGCCTTGCTTCCCCATCCGTAGGAGATAATGGCGGAGGCGAATTTGAGCTTTGGTCTCAAGGCGTTGACCAGATAAGCGGCGTAGACAGCTAGGGGATGAGGGCCCACGAGAACAGCCGGAGTGGCTATGACAAGGGTGGCCGCATCGACCAGTGAGATGGCAAGCAGAGGCTATCCTCATGCCATTTCTTGAGCCTTATCTCTTTGTTTCGCGAATTTCCCTCTCAGGCCGCATGATATCTCTCACTCTATCTACTGTCTCCTCCAATTTTTGAGAAGTTCTGTCCTCAGAATTTCATCGCTCATATTATCGCTGAGTGCAGCAGAGATTTTTAAAGCTAACGTCCGCCTCCCGGTATAGGTCATTTATTGTCATTTGTCGTCATTTATCGTCATTTAAATGACGGTTGAGCGGCGGACAATTGGCCGATATATATCATTAAGGGCGATGAAAATCTATAAGCTTTTTGACCCTTCTCCTCACAGGTTGGCCGGGGAATATGAAGGTTTCCGACACCTTGACTGGTCCGACCCCCGGGGCCAGCCATTTCACCGTTTGATATTTCAGCACATTCCCTTTCCTCAGAGAGGTGTTCTGAAGTATAAAGCTTTTAACGTTCTCGTTGGATGCGTCGATTCTGATCCCCTCGACAGTTAGTTTCGTCCCCTCGATAAGCTTGATACATTTGTAAATCCTACCGCCTCTAGCGTCGGGGATCGCCTCTTCCTTTTCAGCCTTAAAGGAGCTTATCCAAAGGACGTCTATATCGATCGTGTATCTTCCGATCTGAGGGATCAATCCGGTTATCCTAACCTTGCCATTTGTCCTTTCGTCCCATCTGTCCCCGACCTTAAGCGGCTCTTTGATTATTGTAAGCGGTTTCAACGGTGTGACGGTTGAGCTTTCCACATCATATGATGAGCTTTTCACCAGTTTGACTCCCTCTCTCTCCGGAAGCAGCCATGCCTTTTCGACTATCCTGCTGCCGTTCTCGGCCTTTCTGACTTCCTGGATGAAAACCCGTTTGCCGTCTATCCTGTCGCTTCGGGGTATCGTGACGATCTGGACGTAACTCCCACCCTTCTCCTGAACCTCGTATCTCCATCTCATGCCGAGTTTTACCGGATAGTAATCGAGGGCCCACGTGAGGGAACACATCACAAGAGCTATGACCGATAAGGTCACCTTCAAAGCCCATCTCCCCTTCATCCGAACACCTCCCGATAGAATCTCTCCCTTACCTCGGTGATCCCCTCCTTCATGGCGTCGGGGTGCACTCTATTGGTAAGCAATATCCCTGCCATCTTCCTTCTGAGATCGATCCTTATGGATGTCCCTGTGAATCCCGTATGGTATAGTGAGCCATCATCCAACAGGATCCATCCAATTCCTCTCGACTCGTTCAACCCTGATGTGTGGCATTTTGAGTACACATGAAGCGATTCCTCCGACAGCAGATCACCCTCGAAGATCCCTATGCAGAACTTCGCCAGATCCTTCGCCGTCGAAAAGAGGCCGGCGTTGCCCGATACTCCTCCGAGAAAGAGGGCGTTTTCGTCATGTACCTCCCCTCTGATGACCCAATCCTCCACATCTGGCTGCGACGGCCTGCGATATCCCGGACGTCGCTTTCTCAGGCTTTCCGCCGACTCGGTGGGCGCGCATCTGGATCGCAACTCAGGAGGTGGGTTAAAGAGGGTATCCCGCATATCCAGTCTTTTAAAGATCACCTCGTGTGCCAATCGATCGAGTCCATCTCCGCCGATCTTTTCCAGCACCTTTCCGAGAAGTATGTATCCGAGACAGCTATAGACCACCTTCGATCCCGGTCGATACCGGAGCGGAATGGAGCCGAGATATCTAACCACATCGTCGGGATCCTGCAGTTCGCTGTAAAGTGGCCTCCAGGCGGGCAACCCGGACGTGTGGACGGCCAGGTGCATGATGCTGACTTCCCTGTGTCCGAAATCCGATAACACCCCGTGAGCTTCCTCCTCCAGCGAGATCTCCCCCTCCTGGACCATAACCATCAGGAGCGTGGCCGTGGCTATAACCTTGGTGAGCGAAGCGAGGTCGAATATCGTGTCCTCCTCCATCCGTTCATATCGGGGCAGAATCGATCGGTTGCCCACAGCGTATATCCTCACCTGATCACCGTTTACCAAAGCGGCAACTGCTCCCGGGAATACGCCCGATTTAACGCCGTCCAGAAGGATCTCCCTTATATCCATTGGAATATCTCCCCGATCGACGATCGAGATCATTATACGATTTTCCGACCTCGACTTTCAACCGTCCGTTCGGATATAATTTTAACGGAGGTGAAGAGATGGGAGAGATGACGCCGAGGGAGAGGGTTTTGACCGCCCTCGCCCATGAACAGCCCAATCAGGTGCCGAAAACGGCAGGGTTTACGCCCCATCTCTATAAGGTCTTCCGCGAGAGGACGGGGGCGAGCGATCCTTACGAATATTTCAAGATAGAGATCAGAGGCGTCGGTTTTAAAAGGCCTAAAAGAATCCCGGATTTCTCCGTTTACTTCGATGAGCCGCCGCTTCCCAACGCTTCGGTCAATGAATACGTCATGGCCAGAAGATATGCCGAGGCGGGCGTGGATATGCTCCTCACAGGGGATGATGTGGGGATGCAGGACAGATTGATGATGAGCCCTCAGATGCGGCGGAGATGGCTCAAACCCAGGCTGGCGAAGGTCATTCAGGCGGGCAAGGAGATCAACCCTAAAGTCCATATCTACTATCACTCCGACGGCAACATCGAGGATATAATCCCCGATCTCATCGAGGTAGGCGTGGATATCCTGAACCCCGTTCAACCAGAGTGTATGGATCCGGTCAAATTGAAGAGACTCTATGGGGATAAGCTGACGTTTTGGGGAACGATCGGAACGCAGACTACGATGCCCTTCGGCACGCCCGAGGAGGTGAAGAGGGTCGTCCACGAAAGAGTTAGGACGGTCGGCAAGGGGGGAGGTCTGGTTTTGGCTCCCACTCACGTGTTGGAGCCGGATGTCCCGGGGGAGAACGTGATCGCCTTCTTCGAGGCGGTCGAGGAGACGAGGAGGTATTACAGAAAATGAAGTTCCTGGTCACAGGAGGCGCCGGGTTTATAGGATCGAACGTCGTCGACGGATTGATCGAGGCCGGGTACGAGGTGGTCGTGGTGGATAACCTCATAACCGGCAAGAGGGGAAACGTAAATCCAAAAGCGAGGTTCTATAGGGTGGACATCACCTCGCCGGATCTGGAGGAGGTTTTCGAGAGGGAGAGGCCCGATTACGTCAACCATCACGCAGCCCAGATGAACGTCCGCAAATCGGTCGATGATCCGATGTATGACGCGAAGGTCAACGTCCTCGGATCGGTCAATCTGCTGGAGCTGTGTCGGAGATATGAGGTCAA from Candidatus Poribacteria bacterium encodes the following:
- a CDS encoding beta-lactamase family protein, whose protein sequence is MDIREILLDGVKSGVFPGAVAALVNGDQVRIYAVGNRSILPRYERMEEDTIFDLASLTKVIATATLLMVMVQEGEISLEEEAHGVLSDFGHREVSIMHLAVHTSGLPAWRPLYSELQDPDDVVRYLGSIPLRYRPGSKVVYSCLGYILLGKVLEKIGGDGLDRLAHEVIFKRLDMRDTLFNPPPELRSRCAPTESAESLRKRRPGYRRPSQPDVEDWVIRGEVHDENALFLGGVSGNAGLFSTAKDLAKFCIGIFEGDLLSEESLHVYSKCHTSGLNESRGIGWILLDDGSLYHTGFTGTSIRIDLRRKMAGILLTNRVHPDAMKEGITEVRERFYREVFG